The genome window AGCAGAGCATCAAGTCCCGGATCATCCCGGTCATCGCCATGGAGAGCGAGATCATCCAGGCCCAGCAGCGCCTCTACAAGACCGCTGCAGGCTCTGCCCAGGCCTTTTCCCTCGACGAGGCCGATCTGGAGATCGCGCCGGGGAGCATCGTCGACATCCTGAGCTCCGGCGCCGTGGAGGACGAGCCGGACATCGACGACGAGGTGCGCACGATCACCGAGCGCGACAGCGTTATCGTGAAGCTCGTCAACAAGATCATCTTCGACGCCCACCAGAACCGGGCCTCTGACATCCATATCGAGCCCTATCCCGGCAAGAACGACGTGATCGTCAGGATGCGGGTCGACGGCAGTTGCAAGGTGTATCAGAGGATTCCATACAAGTACAAGTACGCCATCCCCTCGCGCCTGAAGATCATGGCCGAGCTGGACATCGCCGAGAAGCGCAAGCCCCAGGACGGCAAGATCAATTTCAAGAAATTCGGCCCCCTGGACCTGGAACTGCGGATCGCCACCATGCCCACGGCCGGCGGGCTTGAGGACGTGGTCATCCGGCTCCTGAACACGGGCCAGGCCTATTCCTTCGACAGTCTCAGCCTCACCGACCGCAACATGCGCATCTTCGGGGAATCCATAGCCAAGCCCTACGGCCTTGTCTTGGTGGTGGGCCCCACCGGAAGCGGCAAGACCACCACCCTCCACGCGGCCATCGCCCGCATCAACCGGCCGGAGGTGAAGATCTGGACCGCCGAGGACCCGGTGGAGATCACCCAGAAGGGGCTCCGGCAGGTTCAGGTCAACCAGCGCATCGGGCTCACCTTTGCCGCGGCCCTGCGCTCGTTCCTGCGGCTCGATCCTGACGTGATCATGGTGGGCGAGATGCGGGACGAGGAAACCGCCTCCATCGCGGTGGAGGCCTCCCTCACCGGGCACCTGGTCCTGTCGACCCTGCACACCAACTCGGCCCCGGAGACGGTCACCCGCCTCCTGGAAATGGGGCTCGACCCCTTCAGCTTCTCCGATTCGCTCATCTGCGTCGTGGCCCAGCGCCTGGCCCGCCGCCTCTGCGAAGATTGCCGGGAGCTCTACCGCCCGGACCGGAAGGAACTCTCCGAGATCATCGAGGAGTACGGCGAGGAGCAGTTCGCCGCCACCGGCCTGCTGGGCAACGAGGTGGTTCTGGGGCGGCCGGTGGGGTGCACCACCTGCAATCAGAGCGGCTACCGGGGGCGCCTCGGCATCCACGAGGTGCTCGAGGGCACCGACACCATGAAGAGCCTCATCAAGAAGAAGTCCGACACCGAGATCATCCGGCGGCAGGCCATGGCCGACGGCATGACCACCCTGCGGCAGGACGGCATCCTCAAGGTCTTCCAGGGGCTCACCGACATCCACGAGGTACGCAAGGTCTGCCTCAAGTAGCGATGGTGTAAACCATAAAATGTTTGCATTTTAGCCCCCTTTGCTATACAGTACCTCCCTCCGCGGAACTGCCGCACCATATTTCTCCCCCCAGGTGACCCCCTTGAGCGCGACACGCAATCTCGACGCACTTCGGCGCGAGATCGACGCCATTGACGATGCCATCCTCGATCTGCTCAACCGCCGTGCCGGACTGGTCATGGAGGTGGGACAGGTCAAGACCGCGGAGAAGCGCGATTTTCACGTGCCCAACCGGGAACGGGAGATTTACGAGCGGCTGCTCGCCCGCAACGCCGGTCCCTTCCCGGCCGAGGCGGTCAAGAGCGTGTTCCGGGAGATCATCTCCGCGTCCCTGGCCCTTGAGGCGCCCATGAAAGTGGCGTTCCTGGGGCCCCGGGCGACCTTCACCCATCTGGCCACCATGCAGCACTTCGGCCTGGCCGCGGAGCTGGTGGCCCAGAAATCGATCCCTGCCGTGTTCGAGGAGGTGGAGAAGGGGCGGGCCCTCTACGGGGTCGTGCCGGTGGAGAATTCCACCGAGGGGATGGTGTCCCACACCCTCGACATGTTCATGGAGAGCGACCTCAAGATCAACGCAGAGATCCTGCTGGAGGTGTCCCACGACCTCCTCTCCCGCACCGGGAGGCTGGACGACGTGAAAAAGGTCTACTCCCATCCCCAGGCCATTGCCCAGTGCCGCAAGTGGCTCGACAACAACCTGCCGGGGGTGCCGGTGGTGGACGTGGCGTCCACCGCCCTGGCCGCCCAGATCGTGAGCGAGGATTACGCAGCCGCGGCCATTGCCAGCGAGTTCGCCGCGGCCCAGTACGACCTGAAGGTGGTGCGCACGAGGATCGAGGACCAGGTCAACAACTTCACCCGCTTCCTCGTTGTCGGCCGAAAGATGGCGGAGCGGAGCGGCGACGACAAGACCTCGCTCATGTTTTCCGTCAAGGACGAGCCGGGCATCCTCTACCGGATGCTGGAGCCCTTCGCCTCCCGCGGCGTCAACCTGTCCAAGATCGAATCCCGCCCCCTCAAGAAGAAGGCGTGGGAATACATCTTTTTTCTGGACTTGGTTGGCCACATCACCGATCCGGTGGTTGCCGAGGCGGTTCAGGACCTGGGGCACTATTGCCAGTTCGTGAAGATTCTCGGCTCCTATCCCAGGGCGAAATGAGCGGTTCCGCCCCCCTTGTCCGGCGACTGGCCGTCATCGGTGTCGGCCTCATCGGC of Geobacter anodireducens contains these proteins:
- a CDS encoding pilus assembly protein PilB; amino-acid sequence: MSQKKVGEILIEHRLISEDQLREALELQKVFPDQPVGQLLCKLGFLNEGELSYILEQTGKRQKLGDLLIRERLIDEERLGQARAAAKRDGSTLERALRKLRLVEEEPLAKTIATQYDLSFVHINTLEIDPDLVRCINPNYAQRQRIVPISRIGNTITLAMAYPIKLHELKELEQSIKSRIIPVIAMESEIIQAQQRLYKTAAGSAQAFSLDEADLEIAPGSIVDILSSGAVEDEPDIDDEVRTITERDSVIVKLVNKIIFDAHQNRASDIHIEPYPGKNDVIVRMRVDGSCKVYQRIPYKYKYAIPSRLKIMAELDIAEKRKPQDGKINFKKFGPLDLELRIATMPTAGGLEDVVIRLLNTGQAYSFDSLSLTDRNMRIFGESIAKPYGLVLVVGPTGSGKTTTLHAAIARINRPEVKIWTAEDPVEITQKGLRQVQVNQRIGLTFAAALRSFLRLDPDVIMVGEMRDEETASIAVEASLTGHLVLSTLHTNSAPETVTRLLEMGLDPFSFSDSLICVVAQRLARRLCEDCRELYRPDRKELSEIIEEYGEEQFAATGLLGNEVVLGRPVGCTTCNQSGYRGRLGIHEVLEGTDTMKSLIKKKSDTEIIRRQAMADGMTTLRQDGILKVFQGLTDIHEVRKVCLK
- a CDS encoding prephenate dehydratase, whose product is MSATRNLDALRREIDAIDDAILDLLNRRAGLVMEVGQVKTAEKRDFHVPNREREIYERLLARNAGPFPAEAVKSVFREIISASLALEAPMKVAFLGPRATFTHLATMQHFGLAAELVAQKSIPAVFEEVEKGRALYGVVPVENSTEGMVSHTLDMFMESDLKINAEILLEVSHDLLSRTGRLDDVKKVYSHPQAIAQCRKWLDNNLPGVPVVDVASTALAAQIVSEDYAAAAIASEFAAAQYDLKVVRTRIEDQVNNFTRFLVVGRKMAERSGDDKTSLMFSVKDEPGILYRMLEPFASRGVNLSKIESRPLKKKAWEYIFFLDLVGHITDPVVAEAVQDLGHYCQFVKILGSYPRAK